One Rosa chinensis cultivar Old Blush chromosome 5, RchiOBHm-V2, whole genome shotgun sequence genomic region harbors:
- the LOC112203179 gene encoding uncharacterized protein LOC112203179: MVVHAAAAAENSYRAHNPTHMKCPVSNYGLIRWLLPPENKLKLNFDGSVKHDGMAAAGFVIRNHSSSLVVAGTRKIGSTTVLVEECKALKDGLRHALHLNCSNILVEGDSKLVIDCVNKISDPPWKIRSLVRDIQDISSMFEEISFSHIPREANFVADAIASLGHQSPDAIIWRDKLPLLACSTFNLDQFNFGVVRDFVL, from the coding sequence ATGGTGGTGCATGCTGCAGCTGCAGCTGAGAATTCTTATAGAGCTCACAATCCTACTCACATGAAGTGCCCTGTTAGCAACTATGGGCTGATCAGGTGGCTTCTCCCTCCGGAGAACAAACTCAAACTTAATTTTGATGGCTCTGTGAAGCATGACGGGATGGCTGCAGCTGGTTTTGTCATTAGAAACCATTCTAGCTCCCTGGTGGTGGCTGGAACTAGGAAGATCGGCTCTACTACTGTTCTTGTGGAGGAGTGTAAAGCGCTCAAAGATGGTCTCCGCCATGCGCTGCATCTCAACTGCTCTAACATTCTAGTAGAGGGTGATTCAAAGCTGGTGATCGATTGTGTTAACAAGATTAGTGACCCTCCTTGGAAAATTCGTTCTCTTGTTCGTGACATCCAAGACATCTCTAGTATGTTTGAGGAAATCTCTTTCTCTCATATTCCTCGTGAAGCAAATTTTGTGGCTGATGCAATTGCCTCTCTTGGTCATCAATCTCCGGATGCGATTATATGGCGAGACAAACTTCCTCTTTTGGCTTGCTCGACTTTTAATTTAGACCAATTTAATTTTGGTGTAGTTAGAGACTTTGTGTTGTaa